A region of the Longimicrobium sp. genome:
ACCTGGTGCGGCCCCTGCCGCGTGCTGGCGCCGATCCTGGAGCAGGTGGCCGCCGAGCGCGCCGGCAGCGTGAAGGTGCTGAAGCTGGACATGGACGAGAACCTGCGCACGGTAACGCGCTTCAACGTGCGCTCCGCGCCCACGCTCCTCTTCTTCAGGGACGGCCAGCCCGTGGGCCAGATCATCGGCGCCGTTCCCAAGGTGCGCATCGACGCGGCGCTGGCGGAGCTCGTCTGACTCGCGTTCGCCGCACCGTCTCGCATGACACCGGGGGCGCGATCGAACCGCATCGCCCATCCCCTGCCCCGACCTCGAGTCCGAACGGCGCCGCGCACCCGCGGCGCCGTTCGCTTTTTCAGCATCTCCCTCCCGCTTTTCCGGGCAAGCCCAACGCGGCCGGCGTGCCGAGAGACGAACGGTTTCGGCAGCAGCCTGCCGAAATCACGGCTGTTCTCACCTTTTCCGCCCGATTATCTATCGAACAGGCGACCCTACCGGGCGCCCGCAGCCACCCTTCGAACCTGGAGGACCCGATGGGACCGCTCTACAACATGCTGGACCCGTTCGGCGGGCACGGGATGCCCGGCGACCCGATGGAGACCGTGCTGTCGCTGCAGACCATGTCCGACGCCGACGTCGCGGTGGTGGTCTATGACGACAACACCGACATCTGCCACCTGAACACCCTGCACACCAACAGCTGCTACACGGGCCAGTGCGACGGCATCGGCTCGACGGGAATCTGCAAGACGGGCAGCTGCAGCTACACCAAGGTGGCCGCGTCGCCCGGCTCGCTCTGAGCCGCCGCCCCGGGCGGTGGGGCCGC
Encoded here:
- the trxA gene encoding thioredoxin, with translation MSSTMTVTDATFGAEVEQHEGLAVVDFTATWCGPCRVLAPILEQVAAERAGSVKVLKLDMDENLRTVTRFNVRSAPTLLFFRDGQPVGQIIGAVPKVRIDAALAELV